From the genome of Bacteroidota bacterium:
ATACGCCGCCTATTTGAGAGTCTGCATATGTTCCACAGCCAATCAACGGCGAATCACCAACACGACCGGGATACTTGTTCGGCGTTCCTCCGGTAGACGTTCCGGCAACGATATTTCCATTTTTATCAAATGCAATCGCTCCAACAGTATCTGACGGAAGGTTTGATGTGAAAGCATCTTTTGTCGCAAAGGAAGTTTTGGATTGCAGCTCTTTCCATCGTTGTAATTCCCTGCCGACTAGAAGATCGTCATTTTTACATTGCAGCATCCCGTTCTCGTTCGCAAAACGGACTGCTCCAATTCCGGAGAGCAACACATGTTCACTTTTTTCCATCACCAGCCGCGCCAGGGAGATCGGGTTTCGGATGTTTTGCACTGCCGCAACCGCTCCACACCGAAGATCACTTCCATTCATGATACTGGCATCAAGCTCAATTTCACCAAGGGCATTCACAAATGAACCTCTTCCAGCATCAAATGTTGGGTCATCTTCCATGGATTTCACCGCTTGTTCAACAGCATCAACACCATCCCCTCCTTTGGACAAGATACTCCAGCCTATTTCAAGAGCGTTCGAAACTCCCATCCGATGCGCATGAACCATGTCATCCGGAATATTCCAAGCCCCGCCATGGACAATGAACGAAATCATAATCGTAAGAGTAGTTATACTAAAATTTGTTTGAGAAAGTTAATTAATAAAACATTTTAGTCCTATGGAAAAATGTTCTGATGACGGTTTAAAACAAGAAAAGACAGCACCTGCTGTCTTTTCTAGAGAACCATCGTAGTGTTCTATTTCATATTTGTTAAAGTTGGTGAATGTTTCGTACCAAATTTTGTTATATCCTTTTCAATGTCACGTAATGCAAACAGAATAATCACCGCAACAACAAAGAACATTTCATACGGTAACGCGATAAGAGCAATCATAAAACTGGAAATCATTACAGCGACATTAAAAAACAAAATATACGTACGTTTCTTTTTTGCAGCATGAGTATCAGAATTATCCATAGCACCCCATAAGTTGTTAGTGATGACCTTAATAAACTCTTTATTGCTGAAGAATGTGTGACAAACATCATCAACTATACTATCCGTACATGATAAACGGTTTGCTGAAAAAGCGGGCATTTTTTTTAAAATTTGTGTATGTTGAATAATCAACTATGCTAAAAAGTGTTTTTTTAAATATCACTGCAAAACTCTCTCTTTTTACCCTCTTTGTTGTAATGTTCGCTTTTCCCCAAGAAAAAAAATTGATCATTACACCGGTATTTTCTGACAAACCCGCTGATTCTTCATTTACCATAAAATATAAAAAAATAAAACGCCCAACAGTCTGCCTAGTGTTAAGCGGCGGAGGTGCAAGAGGCATTGCTCATATCGGAGTCATAAAAGAACTCGAAGCGAATCATATTCCGATAGATTACATTGTCGGGACAAG
Proteins encoded in this window:
- a CDS encoding isoaspartyl peptidase/L-asparaginase yields the protein MISFIVHGGAWNIPDDMVHAHRMGVSNALEIGWSILSKGGDGVDAVEQAVKSMEDDPTFDAGRGSFVNALGEIELDASIMNGSDLRCGAVAAVQNIRNPISLARLVMEKSEHVLLSGIGAVRFANENGMLQCKNDDLLVGRELQRWKELQSKTSFATKDAFTSNLPSDTVGAIAFDKNGNIVAGTSTGGTPNKYPGRVGDSPLIGCGTYADSQIGGVSCTGWGEAIMKVVLAKTIIDQMEMNGANGDAAAQFGIDRLAKKAAGYGGVIVLDKYGNPSVCFNTPRMARAYRTSEMQSNVIEV